Within Micromonospora narathiwatensis, the genomic segment GAGCATCGCGGACAGGAAGGGACGACAGAGCCGGGCGGTCAGCGTCGCACTGTCGATGCGGTCGTACACCTCGATGTAGACGGTCGGGATCCGGCGCAGGCGGGCCGCGACCACGAACGGCAGGGCCACCCCGGCCCCCGTGGTGACCACCGCGTCCACCCGGCGGCGGCGCATCACCTGGAACGCGAGGAAGGCGTTACGGACCAGGTTCTTCACGTTGCGGGTCGTGGGGTGGTACGCCCACACGACGTCCTCGCCGTCGAGAAGCGAGCGGGCGTCGGGAGTGTCGAATGTGACCCAGGCCCGGTGCCGGTTCCGGTACCAGGGTTCCAGGGCCAGCAGTTGGGCGAGGTGCCCGCCGCTGGAACCGACCAGCAGGACCTGCCCCGCGCCCTCGGTTGACCCGCTCACCAAACGTCCTCCCGATACGCCGCGACCGCGTCCGAATATTCGTGAACGGCCCTCGGACGCGTCATGACAACCTATCGGCGCGACGGTGGACAAATGAAGGGGCCGATGGACGGATCCCGCCCCGCCGGTCGGACCAGCCCGCGAGCTCCGCCGCCGGCGCCCGTGCCAAGCAGACAACCAGGTCAGCCAGGGCGCAACAGCGACAGGGGCCGGGCCACCCGGGACAGTCGGGCGGGTGTCAGGATTCCGTCACTTCTCCGGGCGACGAGTCGACGGCGACGCCGACCCGCAGCGGCAGGTCGGGGCCCCAAAACCGGAAACCCGCCCGAATGGTCAATAGAGACCGGCCATATCTACCCGTGCCGTCTACACCCGGGCAGGGTCACCGGAACTTGAGCGGACTTTTCCCCATCGTTTGGATCGGGGACAATCAAGGTCACGGTCAGGTCCAGCTGCGCCGTGGACTGCCCGGCTCGGTCGAAAGGGAGCGACAGAATCTGATGCCCTCACCCCACCTGGCCGAGAGCGACGCCGACGGACTTGCCCTGATGGCCTATCTGGGCTGGCTACGCCGCCGCTGGTGGATCCTGCTCCTCGCCGCGGTCCTCGGCACGGCCGGGGGGCTGGCGGTGAGTCAGCTTCAGCACGCCCGCTACACGTCGAGCACCTCGCTGCTGGTACGCCCGCTCAGCGCCGGCCCGGACAGCAACCCCAATGCGAAGGTCAACCTCGACACGGAGGCGCAGGTGGTCCGTTCGCTCGTGGTGGCGGAGCGGGCCAAGGGCCTGATGAAGAGCGGCACCGAGGCCGAGGTGCTGGTCCAGTCGGTGGCCGTCACCGTGCCGCCGAACAGCCAGGTCCTCCAGGTGGCCTACGAGGCGGACAGCCCGGCCCAGGCGCAGGCCGGTTCGCACGCCTTCGCGCAGGCGTACCTGGACCTGCGCAAGGCCACCGCGCAGAAGGCGCTGGAGAACGAGACCACCGCCCT encodes:
- a CDS encoding glycosyltransferase family 28 protein; this translates as MVSGSTEGAGQVLLVGSSGGHLAQLLALEPWYRNRHRAWVTFDTPDARSLLDGEDVVWAYHPTTRNVKNLVRNAFLAFQVMRRRRVDAVVTTGAGVALPFVVAARLRRIPTVYIEVYDRIDSATLTARLCRPFLSAMLVQWEEQRRMYPEATVVGNLL